Genomic window (Aquimarina sp. BL5):
TCAAACAAGAGTTACACTACAGGATTATTTCACTTTTTCATCCGGTAAAAAAGTGATATTGTCATCAAAGTATAGTGAGTATAATTTTATCAATCAAGCCAATTAAAACCATATGTATTTATCTATGAGAAATACAAGAACATATATAGGAGTATTCATTTTGTTTTTTGCTATTGTAAGCAGTTATGGACAAAATAAAAATGAATATGATGCAATAGCAATTAGTAATGCTATTAATACGGGAGATGAATTACCATTGATTCCTGAAATGGCGCCAGAAAATTCAGTTACTATAGCCGCTAATACATTGGTAACTTTAAGAATTTTAAAGAACCAGGAACCTTACAATTGGTATCGTTATGGAATACAATTAAGTATTATTCCATTAAGCATTACTGGTGATCAAATTCCTGAGGAAACCAAGGAAGTAACGTTATCGGTAGAACAAAATATGGTTGCCGGTGCAGGAAATGGAGGTATTGATCTACAGAAATATGTACTTCGAAATAGTTATGGAGCAGTTGTCTCAATAGCGCAAGGGACATATCAAAACCTGGAAACTAATGTGGCCGAGGATATTAATGGATATATACCAGAAAATATACAGTTATCAGTAGAATTCGATGCACAACGATACCTACAGTTGTTAGCTACAGATATTCCTCAATTCACCAACGTAACATCTCCTCAAGATGGGCAACTTCCGATTAATTGGACAGCCATAACAGGAGCAGAAAGTTATGATTTAGAATGGACTTGGGTGGATGATTATGGAAATGATTTTAATACAGGGAAACCTGAGAATACGATACCATTTACAGCCCGTAGTTTCGAGCTGAATAGTACCCGTATTCAAACAACTAATACAGCGTATGCTATTCCATTAATTTATGCTAGAGGATATGTGGTGTATAGAGTAAGGGCAGTCGGGAGGTATATCGATACAGCTGCTAATACATCCACTTCTTATTATAAATATGGAAAGTGGAGTAGTGGAACCACTCCAATGCAAACCATTGCAGATTGGCCACATAAATTTAAGGTAAACGAAGATCATGAAAATGGTAAAAATTGGCAGTTTCAGGCAAGTTATGCAGAAGAAGGAAAGAAAAAAGAAGTAGTTAGCTACTTTGATGGAACATTACGTAACCGGCAAACTGTTACCAAAATTAACTCTGATGATAATGTTATAGTCGGAGAAGTTATTTATGATGCCCAAGGTCGCCCAGCGGTTGAAGTTTTACCTGTACCTACAACAGAAAATACTATTGGATATGTTCGGGATTTTAACCAAAATACGAATGGGAATCTATATACTTACGAAGATTTTGATAAGGACACACAAAATATATTGGATCAGTCTACAGATCAAAAAGCGATGTCTACAGCTAGTGGTGCTTCTAAATATTATTCAGCAGCGAATACCGTAGAAGGGGATTTTAGTAATCGTATACCTGATGCAGAAGGGCATCCTTTCTCACAGATTGAGTATACTCCGGATAATACAGGTCGTATTCGAAGGAAAAGTGGAGTGGGTGTACATCACCAGTTAGGGAGTGCACACGAGATGGAGTATTATTATGGTACTCCTGGACAAAAAGAATTAAACCGTTTATTTGGGT
Coding sequences:
- a CDS encoding DUF6443 domain-containing protein, with product MRNTRTYIGVFILFFAIVSSYGQNKNEYDAIAISNAINTGDELPLIPEMAPENSVTIAANTLVTLRILKNQEPYNWYRYGIQLSIIPLSITGDQIPEETKEVTLSVEQNMVAGAGNGGIDLQKYVLRNSYGAVVSIAQGTYQNLETNVAEDINGYIPENIQLSVEFDAQRYLQLLATDIPQFTNVTSPQDGQLPINWTAITGAESYDLEWTWVDDYGNDFNTGKPENTIPFTARSFELNSTRIQTTNTAYAIPLIYARGYVVYRVRAVGRYIDTAANTSTSYYKYGKWSSGTTPMQTIADWPHKFKVNEDHENGKNWQFQASYAEEGKKKEVVSYFDGTLRNRQTVTKINSDDNVIVGEVIYDAQGRPAVEVLPVPTTENTIGYVRDFNQNTNGNLYTYEDFDKDTQNILDQSTDQKAMSTASGASKYYSAANTVEGDFSNRIPDAEGHPFSQIEYTPDNTGRIRRKSGVGVHHQLGSAHEMEYYYGTPGQKELNRLFGYSVGNKAHYKKNLVFDPNGQASVSYIDPQGRTIATALSGDAAITEMDGLPGEDESQNPEDHKRLTEDLLGKLSANATDTNQDNNIRTATQQYGAQNDALVYTGSKLATDAKARSFTYSLKNNPVFIYTCAENPDKKEITYPLVYDLSIDVLDRDGESVVTGPLQYEVDLVNTPGVTNDTFFVTDPLKDVVTPRGSFRITKNLTINKEALEEYADDYIRRLQDPNDDCYITTEQVSSLPPINIEGCFVTCSDCVEAMESDYPATASKSNKEVFVDTQMASYDMSQLEYLDIEEIEAEKIKLRAAFGDQWDALIRACNAPCNDGTIDNNDTIEDIIANSISCSIKESALLDDMRPLGNMVPIHQYYTIIRILVGIIHLPQVIQKNLTYIMMIMGCIVQR